One segment of Candidatus Babeliales bacterium DNA contains the following:
- a CDS encoding ParB-like protein, protein MNHKYLLLLIFFSCFDWILSEETILKKDMKKYISITELSPGQLRFTRKNVATKAKKLMQTKGQFDNAKSSLSIQDAIPIILGPNGLKILVDSHHECLAAQQNKDITVPVRVIDDLSNLDTQEFFKTALERNYIYPFDRMKRLVLMPMEGWYTWDQMQDDPNRLFASITAWKYKNPEEGTKDPNASEDPEYPLWVKKLWKKVELAFIEFKIASVLYEAGLEYDYKWGVNPNSEKLLEFTEKARAVLADALNKEQISSFDLIPTKRKRKEINQNYGNIGRYSYQ, encoded by the coding sequence ATGAATCACAAATATTTGTTGCTTTTAATCTTTTTTTCTTGCTTTGATTGGATACTTTCAGAAGAAACGATATTAAAAAAAGACATGAAAAAATATATATCAATTACCGAACTTTCTCCTGGCCAACTGAGATTTACCCGAAAAAATGTTGCTACAAAAGCAAAAAAATTAATGCAAACGAAAGGCCAGTTTGATAATGCCAAAAGTTCTTTAAGTATACAGGATGCAATACCTATAATTTTAGGGCCGAATGGGCTAAAAATATTAGTCGACAGTCATCACGAATGTTTAGCTGCTCAGCAAAATAAAGATATAACGGTTCCAGTACGTGTCATCGATGACTTAAGTAATTTGGATACTCAAGAATTTTTTAAGACAGCCCTTGAAAGAAATTATATATATCCGTTTGATCGAATGAAAAGGTTAGTACTCATGCCAATGGAAGGGTGGTATACATGGGATCAGATGCAAGATGATCCTAATCGTCTTTTTGCATCGATTACTGCTTGGAAATATAAAAATCCAGAAGAAGGGACTAAAGATCCTAATGCTTCAGAAGATCCAGAATATCCACTTTGGGTAAAGAAACTTTGGAAAAAAGTTGAACTTGCTTTCATTGAATTTAAAATAGCAAGCGTACTTTATGAAGCTGGATTAGAGTATGACTATAAATGGGGTGTTAATCCTAATAGTGAAAAGCTTCTAGAATTTACAGAGAAAGCACGAGCAGTGCTCGCAGATGCTTTAAATAAAGAACAGATTTCATCATTTGATTTAATACCTACCAAAAGAAAACGTAAAGAAATCAATCAGAATTACGGCAATATTGGTAGATATTCATATCAATAA